One Fusarium poae strain DAOMC 252244 chromosome 4, whole genome shotgun sequence DNA window includes the following coding sequences:
- a CDS encoding hypothetical protein (TransMembrane:3 (i246-267o296-313i334-356o)), producing the protein MVHVYDFSGKSLVVTSIIARQSTAVIPNLVASKFGFQRSTRRISIKKVPSPVLVDLVMAETAPKADANTHNNAPARSPSVGFNLGRYSSSNTRINEILENARERAESMSMAPTASPNNPSPIPAGSPILPPNSALKSNPGNEDSSADEATGFISHTPPLNYNSLNVTSAAASGPRARRTSTRSSRQIPSSLGNRNGGIPNPQTNQQDEIEDESQSWWKAQAEKFHSIELENKGSVARDHLAIERTFLAWLRTSLSFASIGIAVTQLFRLNTSLESGNHGDKISDRNAATLRHMGKPLGTTFLGISILVLFLGYKRYFQSQHYVIKGKFPASRGTIMIVAFVALAIMIASLVVVIAIQPSVHEL; encoded by the exons ATGGTTCATGTATACGATTTCTCTGGCAAGTCTCTTGTAGTCA CGTCCATCATAGCACGACAGTCTACCGCTGTCATCCCCAATCTAGTCGCGTCAAAGTTTGGGTTTCAGCGCTCTACGCGCCGCATATCAATCAAGAAGGTGCCAAGCCCTGTGCTGGTTGATCTCGTGATGGCTGAGACTGCGCCAAAGGCAGATGCCAATACTCATAACAATGCCCCCGCTCGATCTCCCAGTGTTGGGTTTAATCTGGGAAGGTATTCTTCGTCCAACACGCGCATAAACGAGATATTGGAG AACGCTCGTGAACGCGCCGAGTCAATGTCAATGGCTCCTACTGCTTCTCCCAACAACCCCTCCCCAATCCCTGCCGGTAGTCCTATACTCCCACCCAACTCGGCTCTTAAATCGAATCCTGGAAACGAGGATAGTAGCGCCGATGAGGCCACAGGCTTCATCTCTCATACACCACCTCTGAACTACAATTCTCTCAACGTTACAAGCGCTGCGGCTTCCGGTCCTCGCGCCCGCAGAACATCTACTCGAAGTTCGCGCCAAATACCATCCTCTCTTGGAAACAGGAACGGAGGCATACCGAATCCTCAGACAAACCAGCAGGATGAAATAGAAGATGAAAGTCAATCCTGGTGGAAGGCACAGGCAGAGAAGTTCCATTCCATAGAGTTGGAAAACAAAGGCAGTGTCGCACGTGATCATCTTGCTATCG AACGAACATTCCTAGCATGGCTACGGACATCACTTTCGTTTGCGAGTATCGGTATAGCTGTAACACAACTCTTTCGACTCAATACCAGTCTCGAGAGCGGCAATCATGGCGATAAGATCTCGGACCGAAACGCTGCGACACTACGGCACATGGGCAAACCTCTCGGCACCACGTTCCTGGGCATCAGCATTCTGGTCCTATTTCTTGGATACAAGCGTTATTTCCAATCTCAGCACTACGTAATAAAGGGAAAGTTCCCAGCCAGTCGTGGCACAATCATGATTGTTGCTTTCGTTGCTCTGGCCATCATGATTGCATCTCTAGTGGTGGTGATTGCTATACAGCCTTCTGTGCATGAGTTGTAA